A genomic region of Tamandua tetradactyla isolate mTamTet1 chromosome 2, mTamTet1.pri, whole genome shotgun sequence contains the following coding sequences:
- the LOC143659278 gene encoding olfactory receptor 13C4-like, producing MDQNNQTFVSEFLLLGLSGHPNLEIIFFALLLVMYLVILLGNGVLIIASIFDARLHTPMYFFLGNLSFLDICYTTASIPSTLGPIISQKRTISFSRCAAQMFLVFALGSTECLLLGMMAFDRYVAICNPLRYPIIMSKAVYVLMASTSWLSGGINSTVQTSLAMRLPFCGNNVINHFGCEILAVLKLACADISLNVTTMLVSNVVFLVLPLLVIFFSYMFILYTILRIKSATGRHKAFSTCSSHLTVVIIFYGTIFFMYAKPTSQDQSGENKFQTSDKLMFLFYGAMTPMLNPIIYSLRNKDVKSAVKYLLTCKFIQ from the coding sequence ATGGATCAGAACAACCAGACATTTGtgtcagaatttcttcttctgggcCTTTCAGGGCATCCAAATCTTGAgatcattttctttgctctgctTCTAGTGATGTATCTAGTGATTCTACTGGGCAATGGTGTTCTCATCATAGCAAGCATCTTTGATGCTCgtcttcacacccccatgtacttcttcctgggAAACCTCTCATTTCTGGATATCTGCTATACAACTGCTTCTATTCCTTCAACTTTGGGGCCCATCATATCACAGAAAAGAACCATTTCCTTCTCTAGATGTGCAGCGCAGATGTTCCTTGTGTTTGCCCTGGGGTCAACAGAGTGTTTGCTCCTGGGCATGATGGCTtttgaccgctatgtggccatctgtaacccTCTGAGGTACCCCATCATCATGAGCAAGGCGGTGTATGTGCTGATGGCTTCCACGTCATGGTTGTCTGGTGGAATCAACTCAACTGTGCAAACGTCTCTTGCCATGAGGTTGCCATTTTGTGGGAATAATGTTATCAATCATTTTGGATGTGAGATCTTGGCTGTCCTCAAGTTAGCTTGTGCTGACATATCCCTCAATGTTACCACCATGCTGGTGTCCAATGTGGTCTTCCTGGTTCTTCCACTGCTGGTCATCTTCTTCTCCTACATGTTCATCCTCTACACCATCTTGAGAATAAAATCAGCCACAGGGAGACACAAGGCATTTTCCACCTGCTCCTCACACCTGACTGTGGTGATCATATTTTATGGTACCATCTTCTTTATGTATGCAAAGCCTACGTCTCAAGACCAGTCTGGGGAAAACAAATTTCAAACTTCAGACAAGCTTATGTTCTTGTTTTATGGGGCCATGACCCCCATGCTGAATCCTATCATCTATAGCTTGAGGAATAAGGATGTAAAATCTGCTGTGAAGTATCTGTTAACTTGCAAATTTATCCAATAA